A stretch of Oncorhynchus masou masou isolate Uvic2021 unplaced genomic scaffold, UVic_Omas_1.1 unplaced_scaffold_564, whole genome shotgun sequence DNA encodes these proteins:
- the LOC135536166 gene encoding tripartite motif-containing protein 16-like, with protein MSQQKVQQRFQEREKELKELKQAVESFKLSLSLSLSLSLSLCPSLSLSLSVPLSLSVRPSRSLCPSLSLSLSLSPEVSVSLSLSLQRYQSLSLSLSRGISLSLSLSPEVSVSLSLSLSLQRYQSLSLSLQRYQSLSSISVSSDLPSIVVRPLQYFGDVSQTVSELREKLEDFLKGEWTKISTTVNVVDVVLPPEPKTREQLLQYSCQLTLDPNTARTHLSLSEGNRKVTSTDQVQPYPDHPDRFTYWWQVLCREGLSGRCYWEVERTGGVATAVSYKDISRTERDGRFGYNNKSWSLKCSSDGYCFRHNNVETKVSGPQSSRVGVYLDHKAGTLSFYSVSDTMTLLHRVQTTFTQPLYPGFGLTGSAELVKL; from the exons ATGAGTCAGCAGAAGGTCCAGCAGAgattccaggagagagagaaggagctgaaGGAGCTCAAACAGGCTGTGGAGTCTTTCAAG ctctctctctctctctctctctctctctctctctctctctgtccgtccctctctctctctttgtccgtccctctctctctctctgtccgtccctctcgctctctttgtccgtccctctctctctctctctctctctctccagaggtatcagtgtctctctctctctctctccagaggtatcagtctctctctctctctctctccagaggtatcagtctctctctctctctctctccagaggtatcagtctctctctctctctctctctctctccagaggtatcagtctctctctctctctctccagaggtatcagtctctctccagtatcagtgtatcttcagacttacccagcatcgttgtccgtcctcttcagtactttggagatgtgagtcagactgtgtctgaactgagagagaaactagaagacttccttaaaggagaatggaccaagatctccactacag tgaatgtagtggatgttgtactgcctccagagcccaagaccagagaacagttgttacaat attcctgtcagctcacactggacccaaacacagcacgcacacacctctctctgtctgaagggaacagaaaggtgaccAGTACAGACCAAGTCCAACCAtatcctgaccatccagacagattcaccTACTGGTGGCAggttctgtgtagagagggtctgtctggacgctgttactgggaggtggagaggactggtggtgttgctacagcagtctcatataaagacatcagcagaacagagagagatggtagatttGGATACAATAACAAGTCCTGGAGTTTAAAGTGCTCTAGTGATGGTTAttgtttcagacacaataatgttgagactaaagtatcaggccctcagtcctccagagtaggagtgtacctggatcacaaggcaggtactctgtccttctacagtgtctctgacacaatgaccctcctccacagagtccagaccacattcactcagcccctctatcctgggtttGGTCTCACTGGTtctgctgagctggttaaactgtaa